Within the Glycine soja cultivar W05 chromosome 3, ASM419377v2, whole genome shotgun sequence genome, the region GCAGCCACCATTCCAGACCACAAACCCACCAATTCATACTTGTATATGAATGTAGCAAAAACAGAAACTGGCAATCCAACTAGATAAAATGCACACAAGTTTATTCTTGCACCCAAATAAGGCCTAGCAGTGCCTGACAAAATCCCACATGAAACTGTTTGGGGCCAATTGCTAACCTCACACAACCCTAGAATGGGAAGTATGGTTGTGACCAACTCAACAATTTGTGTCTCATTAGTGAAAAGTTTACCCCATGATTTCCTCACAAAAAACAGCAAAATGAAGGCAGTGATCCCCaaggtgaatgctgtgaaaaacCCTATCATGGCTGTGCTTTGGGCCTTGGATGCTTGCCCTGCACCTAGTGAGTGACCAATTCTTGTTGTCAATGCTATGCTTAGTGAAAATGGGAACACATACAAGAACCCTAGTGTTTGAATGAGGATCCCCATGGTAGCAACTGTGGCTTGTGGATTGCTCAGCAAGCCACACAGAAATAACATTATCTCATACCACCACCACTCCAAGCACACTGAGATGCAACTAGGCAATGCCAAACTCAGCAGTGGTTTCCATCCATGAAAGGCTGAGAGAAGTGTAGCACCTTGCCAAGGCTTAAGTGGTTTCTTTGAGAACAAAATATATAGCAACAAACCCAAAGTCATGTTTATTGAGTTCAAACCAGTGGCTAATGCAATACCCTTTACCCCCAAGTTTAAGTATGTGGCCAAGAAATAGTTAATAGGAAGGTGCAAGAGTGCTGCACAAGAAGCAGCTATAGTAACTGGGGTGGTTAAGCCTTGAGTTCTAAGGAAAGACCTCAATGGATTAAGATGAGCCTGAGCTAGCAACTCTGGAATAGAGAAGACCATGTAAACTTGGGCAACTTTTGTGACTTCAGGGTCTTGACCTAGCATTTGAAGGATTGGTTCCATGTTTAGCCATAAAACTGAAATTGGTATGGCAACAAGTAGGAGGAGACATAGAGTTCTGAGAAAGGTTTGGTTGAGAACTGACCATCTCTTTGCACCATATGCTTGGCAACAAATTGGGTCCATTCCCATAGTGAGGCCTTTGAGGACTGAATTTGCAGTGATGTTGGCAAATCCAAGTGCTAGTGAGCCTCCTGCTAGCTCTACTTTCCCTTGCCGACCCAAGAACAACATGGACACAGCAGATCGAGAGTACATCATTAGGCTAGTCATTATTATgggacatgcaacctttgcaaGAGATTGCAACTCTTCTTTCAACTGCATACAAATTGCATTTTTCATATTAGCCAAGTTAACATACATATATTGTGGAGATATAAGATTCATTTCAGTGATCGGAGAATGACGAAGGAATTTCTCCAACTGATTTTatcaaaactaacaaattatcattttttcataaaaaattatattttgttaccaTAGAATAATGAGATCTTTCAAATTAGAACCAATTTTTACAACCCCAATTTCTATTTTGCAAGtatgaatgcatttttttaatcaatgtttaattaataaattttttgtttcttaaataaaaaataaaaagattatcccttaaaaaataagacaaaaactaaaataatcaaTTCAATCTATTCCTTTATAAGATTGGATTGAATtgtttcatatttaatatttttcacaaaTGGATCAAATCAAATTAGAAACGCAAAATAACACTCATAAAACCCTTAAAAGAATACTTGAATTAGAAAATGCACGTCAACTTATAGAAaatgctgataaaaaaatatcgaTACACTTTAACACGTCAAAACTTGTAAAATATCAAAACAAGGTTCAGATGAGATCCTTCTCTCCCCgatttttattcataaagaaaaaagttttttttacataatttcttTAACAGCACTGTAAAATGTCAAATCACCTgacagagaaagaaaaaggggttaatttttatttttttttgttcagaaGTGTAAAGACGTTTTAAaagaattgataaaataatgagtagaaaagaaaaaaagttggaaCATCGAAGCTTGTAAATTGTTCAATTTAATTAGTCAGGTTCCTAGCAAGAAAAGCACAGGCAAGTGGTTGAAAAGAAAAGTTACTGCCATAATTCTGTTGGTGTATAAAATATGAAGGTGTTATATATTAATGGTGTAGCTGGAAAAAGGAAgctaaaaaaaaggtgaaaaaatgacaaaatgtaAAAATGCTTCCAGATCTAACAGACATAGGGTCTAGTTTAGGACAAGCCGCCAACAGAAACTGCGGTATTATGATTATGATCATGTCTCACAGACGTGCGCATATAGTTTAggttattatgaaaaaaaaaattatttttttattaatgctttgaaaatgcttttgaaaacataatattgttttcaaaaaataatctaTATTCTATACCACGAGGTTCtgcatattttatataaaattttagggTAGAAATATTTGAACActcataaataagaaatatctatcatttttctctatttttgttatcttttacaCCAAAGAATGTCCAAGAATTATTTACCAAAATTCTACTATATAAACAATGAATTATGCTTTATAGACGTAGTAATGTTGAACATCACGGttatattcataatttatttagcaCAAAATCAAGATATTCTTAATtatgtagtaaaaaaattattaattatatgtatatcaGCGATTAGCAGTTCCATGAATGATTTTCGAATCTCACTTGATAGTCGATAccaaattttgtgcaatgttatgataaaggtaaaataataataataattacgaCACGACACTGAAAAGTGCCATGCAATATGGCAAAAAAGGATTTGTGGTGTGAAACAGACACAAGTGATTTCTAAGAGACAGAGCCTCCATATTTTCGGTCTCGATTCATCTGGATGAAGCAGAAGAATACAAATTATATCATATTGACCCCAGACACATTTGCAATTACTCAGGATCAAACAATGATGATGAGCAAGAGAGGAGGTGCGTGGCCATAATAACCTAAGGCATGGTaacatattttagattttcagTTCCCATATATCACTGACTAGCCTCAAGcaagattaattaattagtatagaTTGTTGAAATATATGGCATGAGAAGAAAGCCAAGATAGATTATATTCCAGTTGTACTTGAAAACTATCATGTTCTTCTTAGTATAGCAGGGACAAAACTGCAACGTAAGTAGCAAAGTACGTGTTCATACATATCctgaaatgaaaattttcctattaaataaattcttttgtttatccaaaaaaatatatctcaGGAAGAAATTTCTTTATGTCGAGTATTTTTACCGTCAAAATCTTAAAGTATATAATGATATGTCAATGGTTTTTCAACATTagataaattttgttaaatgtatattgagaaattaaaaaaacacattaaacAGTATGCCattgttaaatttgaaaattaaaaaatatataaagaattttatttgtcttttgtGTTTAGATTTTTGGTACTTTCATAATTCTGTCCTACTCGATTTTTTTGTTAACCGGAAAAGAATACGCGTACAAGGAGtagtaaagaaattattttttatgaattattttaaaataattattttaaaagtaaattaatttatcacat harbors:
- the LOC114405977 gene encoding protein DETOXIFICATION 53-like translates to MCTGAESRGDINGDPVISKVGGGDYEDRMRTIELEGGGEERACNCGTFVQGLLQGIHHHLTALNLPTLSASELKEELQSLAKVACPIIMTSLMMYSRSAVSMLFLGRQGKVELAGGSLALGFANITANSVLKGLTMGMDPICCQAYGAKRWSVLNQTFLRTLCLLLLVAIPISVLWLNMEPILQMLGQDPEVTKVAQVYMVFSIPELLAQAHLNPLRSFLRTQGLTTPVTIAASCAALLHLPINYFLATYLNLGVKGIALATGLNSINMTLGLLLYILFSKKPLKPWQGATLLSAFHGWKPLLSLALPSCISVCLEWWWYEIMLFLCGLLSNPQATVATMGILIQTLGFLYVFPFSLSIALTTRIGHSLGAGQASKAQSTAMIGFFTAFTLGITAFILLFFVRKSWGKLFTNETQIVELVTTILPILGLCEVSNWPQTVSCGILSGTARPYLGARINLCAFYLVGLPVSVFATFIYKYELVGLWSGMVAAQASCLCMMVYTLIQTDWGQQCKRALELAQKATEQENKNDEESGLLGSDQ